A DNA window from Methanobrevibacter wolinii SH contains the following coding sequences:
- a CDS encoding metallophosphoesterase — protein MLLEFFLLKYIFLLYGGVNDWYTFCITVILGLMQTVPMLFEEKKSRIISRFITRIFGVWEWFIVMLLISTTGIYIIDVFIHIPTNVISIIYLIIILIGAYAYYNAHHIVFNDYILKLDNIKEDINIVHISDIHFGSVRHKKLLINLRDRLNEIPDVDIIIVSGDIADGSCIVEEDDFMALSEVKTPIVFTSGNHDYYPGIDNVHRALKKAGVHILENDSVQYKDLNIYGLSYSFGDIEYPSREELEESISDDLVNILVFHVPYNWGEFSKLGFDIQLSGHTHGGQFYPIKWFGNLVYNHYNLGLYKETLDGRNKYLNVTPGVGSMDIPMRWGTHSEIDILKLRRK, from the coding sequence ATGCTACTTGAATTTTTCCTATTGAAATACATTTTCTTATTGTATGGTGGAGTAAATGATTGGTATACATTTTGTATTACAGTAATTCTTGGACTAATGCAAACCGTCCCTATGCTTTTTGAAGAGAAAAAATCAAGGATAATATCCAGATTTATTACAAGAATATTCGGTGTATGGGAATGGTTTATTGTAATGCTTCTAATAAGCACAACTGGAATATACATTATAGATGTATTTATACATATTCCCACTAATGTAATTAGTATAATATATTTAATAATCATTCTAATTGGGGCATATGCATATTATAATGCTCATCATATCGTCTTTAATGATTATATCCTAAAATTAGATAATATCAAAGAGGATATCAATATAGTACATATATCAGATATACACTTTGGTTCAGTAAGACATAAAAAACTTCTTATAAATCTTAGAGATAGGTTAAATGAGATTCCGGATGTGGATATTATAATTGTATCTGGAGATATTGCCGATGGATCATGTATAGTGGAGGAGGATGATTTCATGGCACTTAGTGAGGTTAAAACTCCAATAGTGTTCACCTCAGGAAATCATGATTACTATCCTGGAATAGATAATGTTCACAGGGCATTAAAAAAAGCAGGGGTACATATACTTGAAAATGATTCAGTGCAATATAAGGATTTAAATATCTATGGTTTAAGCTATAGTTTTGGTGATATTGAGTATCCAAGTAGGGAGGAATTGGAAGAATCAATATCTGATGATTTGGTAAATATTTTAGTATTCCATGTACCATATAATTGGGGGGAGTTTTCAAAACTAGGATTTGATATACAGTTATCTGGCCATACACATGGTGGACAGTTTTATCCTATAAAGTGGTTTGGTAATCTGGTGTATAATCATTATAATCTAGGTTTATATAAAGAAACATTAGATGGTAGAAATAAATATTTAAATGTTACTCCTGGTGTAGGTTCTATGGATATTCCAATGAGATGGGGTACACATTCAGAGATAGACATTCTAAAACTCCGAAGGAAATAG